The following proteins come from a genomic window of Anopheles ziemanni chromosome 3, idAnoZiCoDA_A2_x.2, whole genome shotgun sequence:
- the LOC131285817 gene encoding dyslexia-associated protein KIAA0319-like — protein sequence MVSKKELTIGMPDDNLYDKYLYDKYYFWTREPVSLATGAVIDGSDQKLVLILTDIVTGRYVFKLTVYDGQGLSASDTVNIIVRPDALLMNLGEVT from the exons ATGGTGTCCAAGA AAGAACTGACGATCGGTATGCCGGACG ATAATCTATATGATAAGTATCTATATGATAAGTACTACTTCTGGACACGGGAACCGGTAAGTTTGGCAACCGGCGCGGTCATCGATGGAAGTGACCAAAAGCTAGTGCTTATA TTAACGGACATTGTCACGGGAAGGTACGTTTTCAAGCTGACGGTCTACGATGGGCAAGGACTATCGGCAAGCGATACGGTTAATATCATTGTCCGACCTGATGCCTTGTTGATGAACCTGGGCGAAGTAACATAA
- the LOC131289436 gene encoding H/ACA ribonucleoprotein complex subunit 2-like protein → MGKIKIEKADASEVSANESVLKDEDDYEEKLRNASAIAHPMASKKLTKKIHKLIEKASKQKTFLRNGLKDVQVRLRKGETGIVVFAGDVTPVEIMCHLPAVCEEKNIPYCYTPSRKDLGSAMGVKRGTVAMLIREHADYKDMYDKLKVELATLPVPT, encoded by the exons ATGGGTAagattaaaatcgaaaaagcCGACGCAAGTGAAGTGTCGGCCAATGAGTCGGTATTGAAAGACGAGGACGACTATGAGGAAAAGCTGCGAAACGCAAGCGCTATCGCCCATCCGATGGCATCAAAGAAGCTGACCAAAAAGATCCACAAGCTCATCGAGAAAG CCTCGAAACAAAAGACCTTCCTACGTAATGGACTGAAGGATGTTCAGGTTCGTCTGCGCAAAGGAGAAACCGG AATCGTTGTTTTCGCTGGAGATGTGACGCCAGTCGAAATCATGTGCCACCTGCCAGCCGTTTGCGAAGAAAAGAACATTCCCTACTGCTACACGCCGAGCCGCAAGGATCTGGGTTCGGCCATGGGAGTGAAGCGCGGCACGGTAGCGATGCTGATCAGGGAGCATGCGGACTATAAGGACATGTATGATAAGCTGAAAGTTGAACTAGCCACCCTTCCCGTGCCTACGTAA
- the LOC131289434 gene encoding uncharacterized protein LOC131289434 isoform X2, whose protein sequence is MSDQDDPLSAACQQQQQQQQQQQLPVQTTPRSSLGSGALSYSNSSISPSTSSSSSQGSAKSAVSECLGAWLNYLQIMNNLCAAGYRLAQTIAALEPWAYFDQPSGTGGQAGTGSTTGVNVSGAAGTGGPQAQPPPQSQQIPQLPFVTSQIPSHMAFQFITAWDELARASVMATSTVKSHIVSVLQDFKTQPLATVEQESELLHIKEYNQLILQDNAQTMINLQHQFCVASCDAFAQLMCCYQCQTQVGFPHDPDCPMMQHPMSAAATIARTGGGGGGVEQRSQTPSPHFGLKMQENARLYDRTGSISTQGSSSDHGTTAYEQTRGPSPHDIRGPSPIQGYLDNIRGPLPNPGHLSGMKAPFYRGSRSPLNFPLFTLNGQRRWSEAAAGEVNSEAALDPESQMRRWSMPWEAKADKTTVHWNQTRLMPISKLAVPATSAGSGPAAKSSLGDRSQSTTPDSTWHSSITSQDGLVEAIQLLSCRPIHRLQPMMMMPPPNIGPPFVEEPSGVQQESQPHSMANQTGLYGIWTQQNPPSTILRQSTATIQDRMGPTPLMNYIREQDSSIDESPPNN, encoded by the exons ATGAGCGATCAAGATGACCCACTGTCGGCGGCatgtcagcagcagcagcagcagcaacagcagcaacagttgcCGGTACAAACAACACCCCGCAGTTCACTCGGGTCCGGAGCGCTCTCTTATAGCAACTCCTCCATCTCACCCTCGACTAGTTCGAGCAGCTCGCAAGGGTCTGCCAAGTCAGCCGTCAGTGAATGCCTTGGAGCATGGCTCAATTACTTGCAAATCATGAACAATCTCTGTGCGGCCGGATACCGACTGGCGCAAACCATCGCTGCTCTCGAGCCGTGGGCGTACTTCGACCAACCATCCGGAACCGGCGGTCAAGCTGGGACAGGGTCGACTACGGGTGTGAATGTGTCCGGCGCTGCTGGGACCGGTGGGCCGCAGGCACAGCCACCGCCCCAATCGCAGCAGATTCCGCAGTTACCTTTCGTCACCTCACAGATTCCGTCGCATATGGCATTTCAATTCATCACGGCCTGGGATGAGCTTGCGCGGGCTTCCGTTATGGCGACCAGCACGGTTAAATCGCACATCGTTAGTGTGCTTCAGGATTTTAAAACGCAACCTCTAGCCACGGTTGAGCAGGAAAGTGAACTGTTACATATCAAGGAATACAACCAACTCATCCTGCAGGATAACGCACAAACGATGATCAACCTACAGCATCAGTTCTGCGTAGCGTCATGCGATGCTTTCGCTCAGCTTATGTGCTGCTACCAGTGCCAAACGCAGGTTGGCTTTCCACACGATCCCGATTGCCCAATGATGCAGCATCCGATGTCGGCCGCGGCAACAATTGCTCGgactggcggtggcggtggaggcgtCGAGCAACGTTCGCAAACTCCCTCGCCTCACTTTGGGCTTAAAATGCAGGAAAACGCTCGGCTTTATGACCGTACTGGTTCCATTTCAACGCAAGGGTCCTCCTCTGATCACGGCACGACGGCGTACGAACAAACCCGCGGTCCATCGCCGCACGACATCCGCGGTCCAAGCCCGATCCAGGGTTACCTCGACAACATCCGAGGACCCTTGCCCAACCCGGGCCATCTGTCCGGCATGAAGGCACCGTTCTATCGTGGTTCACGCTCACCGCTCAATTTTCCACTCTTCACACTGAATGGTCAGCGCCGTTGGTCGGAAGCGGCCGCCGGGGAAGTCAACTCCGAGGCGGCTCTCGATCCCGAAAGTCAAATGCGCCGCTGGTCGATGCCGTGGGAAGCGAAGGCGGATAAAACCACGGTACACTGGAACCAAACGCGACTGATGCCGATCTCGAAGCTCGCCGTACCGGCCACTTCCGCCGGATCGGGGCCGGCGGCCAAATCGTCCCTGGGCGATCGAAGCCAAAGCACAACACCCGACTCGACCTGGCACTCGTCGATCACTAGCCAGGATGGGCTGGTGGAAGCGATACAGCTGCTCTCCTGCCGACCAATCCATCGACTGcaaccgatgatgatgatgccacCGCCAAACATAGGCCCACCGTTCGTCGAAGAACCTTCGGGGGTG CAGCAAGAATCTCAACCGCATAGCATGGCAAACCAGACGGGACTGTACGGCATCTGGACGCAACAGAACCCACCGAGTACCATTCTGCGGCAATCGACTGCCACGATACAGGACCGGATGGGACCGACGCCACTCATGAACTACATTCGCGAGCAGGACTCGTCGATCGACGAGAGTCCCCCGAATAACTGA
- the LOC131289434 gene encoding uncharacterized protein LOC131289434 isoform X1, whose amino-acid sequence MSDQDDPLSAACQQQQQQQQQQQLPVQTTPRSSLGSGALSYSNSSISPSTSSSSSQGSAKSAVSECLGAWLNYLQIMNNLCAAGYRLAQTIAALEPWAYFDQPSGTGGQAGTGSTTGVNVSGAAGTGGPQAQPPPQSQQIPQLPFVTSQIPSHMAFQFITAWDELARASVMATSTVKSHIVSVLQDFKTQPLATVEQESELLHIKEYNQLILQDNAQTMINLQHQFCVASCDAFAQLMCCYQCQTQVGFPHDPDCPMMQHPMSAAATIARTGGGGGGVEQRSQTPSPHFGLKMQENARLYDRTGSISTQGSSSDHGTTAYEQTRGPSPHDIRGPSPIQGYLDNIRGPLPNPGHLSGMKAPFYRGSRSPLNFPLFTLNGQRRWSEAAAGEVNSEAALDPESQMRRWSMPWEAKADKTTVHWNQTRLMPISKLAVPATSAGSGPAAKSSLGDRSQSTTPDSTWHSSITSQDGLVEAIQLLSCRPIHRLQPMMMMPPPNIGPPFVEEPSGVQQQESQPHSMANQTGLYGIWTQQNPPSTILRQSTATIQDRMGPTPLMNYIREQDSSIDESPPNN is encoded by the exons ATGAGCGATCAAGATGACCCACTGTCGGCGGCatgtcagcagcagcagcagcagcaacagcagcaacagttgcCGGTACAAACAACACCCCGCAGTTCACTCGGGTCCGGAGCGCTCTCTTATAGCAACTCCTCCATCTCACCCTCGACTAGTTCGAGCAGCTCGCAAGGGTCTGCCAAGTCAGCCGTCAGTGAATGCCTTGGAGCATGGCTCAATTACTTGCAAATCATGAACAATCTCTGTGCGGCCGGATACCGACTGGCGCAAACCATCGCTGCTCTCGAGCCGTGGGCGTACTTCGACCAACCATCCGGAACCGGCGGTCAAGCTGGGACAGGGTCGACTACGGGTGTGAATGTGTCCGGCGCTGCTGGGACCGGTGGGCCGCAGGCACAGCCACCGCCCCAATCGCAGCAGATTCCGCAGTTACCTTTCGTCACCTCACAGATTCCGTCGCATATGGCATTTCAATTCATCACGGCCTGGGATGAGCTTGCGCGGGCTTCCGTTATGGCGACCAGCACGGTTAAATCGCACATCGTTAGTGTGCTTCAGGATTTTAAAACGCAACCTCTAGCCACGGTTGAGCAGGAAAGTGAACTGTTACATATCAAGGAATACAACCAACTCATCCTGCAGGATAACGCACAAACGATGATCAACCTACAGCATCAGTTCTGCGTAGCGTCATGCGATGCTTTCGCTCAGCTTATGTGCTGCTACCAGTGCCAAACGCAGGTTGGCTTTCCACACGATCCCGATTGCCCAATGATGCAGCATCCGATGTCGGCCGCGGCAACAATTGCTCGgactggcggtggcggtggaggcgtCGAGCAACGTTCGCAAACTCCCTCGCCTCACTTTGGGCTTAAAATGCAGGAAAACGCTCGGCTTTATGACCGTACTGGTTCCATTTCAACGCAAGGGTCCTCCTCTGATCACGGCACGACGGCGTACGAACAAACCCGCGGTCCATCGCCGCACGACATCCGCGGTCCAAGCCCGATCCAGGGTTACCTCGACAACATCCGAGGACCCTTGCCCAACCCGGGCCATCTGTCCGGCATGAAGGCACCGTTCTATCGTGGTTCACGCTCACCGCTCAATTTTCCACTCTTCACACTGAATGGTCAGCGCCGTTGGTCGGAAGCGGCCGCCGGGGAAGTCAACTCCGAGGCGGCTCTCGATCCCGAAAGTCAAATGCGCCGCTGGTCGATGCCGTGGGAAGCGAAGGCGGATAAAACCACGGTACACTGGAACCAAACGCGACTGATGCCGATCTCGAAGCTCGCCGTACCGGCCACTTCCGCCGGATCGGGGCCGGCGGCCAAATCGTCCCTGGGCGATCGAAGCCAAAGCACAACACCCGACTCGACCTGGCACTCGTCGATCACTAGCCAGGATGGGCTGGTGGAAGCGATACAGCTGCTCTCCTGCCGACCAATCCATCGACTGcaaccgatgatgatgatgccacCGCCAAACATAGGCCCACCGTTCGTCGAAGAACCTTCGGGGGTG CAGCAGCAAGAATCTCAACCGCATAGCATGGCAAACCAGACGGGACTGTACGGCATCTGGACGCAACAGAACCCACCGAGTACCATTCTGCGGCAATCGACTGCCACGATACAGGACCGGATGGGACCGACGCCACTCATGAACTACATTCGCGAGCAGGACTCGTCGATCGACGAGAGTCCCCCGAATAACTGA
- the LOC131287691 gene encoding uncharacterized protein C16orf52 homolog A: MDKLTTISAALFMAADVCAIVSLAMPDWIVTSVGGETRLGLMWTCMTLYNRPQVCFTPELQPEWLIALICIFVGCICITTTIILLASSNWDRNVIPYARWVGFTAMVLFCLAAVIFPLGFHVDEIGGQPYHLPQSHQVGISYIMFVLALWITVISELFAEKVCLPQF; this comes from the exons ATGGATAAGTTAACCACAATCAGTGCGGCGTTGTTTATGGCTGCGGACGTATGCGCCATTGTGAGTCTAGCTATGCCTGATTGGATTGTTACCAGTGTAGGAG GGGAAACACGGTTAGGCTTGATGTGGACCTGTATGACGCTATATAATAGGCCACAAGTCTGCTTCACCCCTGAGCTACAACCGGAATGGCTGATTGCGTTAATATGCATCTTCGTGGGATGCATCTGTATCACCACAACCATCATACTCCTAGCATCGAGCAATTGGGATCGCAATGTTATCCCGTACGCCCGGTGGGTTGGCTTTACTGCAA TGGTGTTGTTTTGTCTGGCGGCAGTCATATTTCCCCTCGGGTTTCACGTCGACGAAATCGGTGGCCAACCGTACCATCTACCACAGTCACATCAGGTTGGAATCTCGTATATAATGTTCGTACTAGCCCTATGGATCACGGTCATATCGGAACTGTTTGCCGAGAAGGTTTGTCTACCACAGTTCTAA
- the LOC131286735 gene encoding glycosyltransferase 25 family member isoform X1, translating to MCSFRCGVVLPVCSIVLSALVSLSLVVAGDHVEPTLQLPTVMVAVLVRNKEHTLPYFFSYLEELDYPKDRVSLWIRSDHNEDRSVEITKAWLKRTTALYHSVDFKYRNEPQRRASEKTNTHWNEERFTDVIRLKQEALQTARNMWADFIFFLDADVFLTHRETLRHLVGLNLPVVAPMLVSDALYSNFWCGMSPDYYYQRTDDYKKILNYDQVGQWAVPMVHSAVLVHLNVAQTRQLTFEKKNLPAGRYDGPVDDIIIFAMSANYSGLPMYVSNTLLHGYIMVPLEAGETVPGKDVEQLTNVLSYIVIEYGEVKLKEDLRRFVPSVPKDKLSLSNIYMINLNRREERRTKMLKHFDLLGLDVEHFPAVDGKQLDDKKVHDLGIRFLPGYADPFHKRPMTMGEIGCFLSHYYIWERMVRLNQQEVLVLEDDIRFEPFFRRRAYGVLSDARRIGGWDLIYFGRKRLQEEEEKWIDGSEYLVKAGYSYWTLGYVITLEGAKKLLRENPLQKLLPVDEYIPIMFGNHPNESWAGHFHGRTLNAWSAAPLLLYPTHYTGDEGYISDTEDSARIDGTLPAVGSGKGGSSTVVNNDTRDAAPGEPKKGDKEQLPNAPVLLAESGIGQNEHDLEAKNRRNEL from the exons ATGTGTTCCTTCCGGTGCGGTGTCGTGCTTCCGGTGTGTTCAATTGTTTTGTCCGCGCTCGTGTCGTTGTCGCTGGTCGTCGCTGGAGATCATGTTGAACCAACGCTTCAACTGCCCACGGTGATGGTTGCAGTTTTGGTGCGTAATAAGGAACACACGTTGCCGTACTTTTTCTCGTACTTGGAAGAATTAGACTATCCCAAGGACCGCGTATCGCTGTG GATACGATCTGATCATAACGAAGATCGCAGCGTAGAAATTACCAAAGCATGGCTGAAGCGCACAACTGCCCTGTATCATAGTGTAGATTTTAAGTACCGCAACGAACCGCAACGGAGAGCGAGTGAGAAAACCAACACGCACTGGAACGAGGAGCGCTTCACAGATGTGATTCGATTGAAGCAGGAAGCCTTGCAGACGGCCCGAAACATGTGGgcagattttattttc tttcTGGACGCAGATGTTTTTCTGACTCACCGCGAAACCCTACGGCATCTGGTTGGCCTGAACCTACCGGTCGTTGCACCGATGCTCGTCTCGGATGCACTGTATTCTAACTTTTGGTGCGGTATGTCACCAGACTACTACTACCAGCGTACGGACGACTACAAGAAGATCCTCAATTATGACCAGGTCGGTCAGTGGGCCGTCCCGATGGTACACAGCGCTGTGCTGGTGCACCTCAATGTAGCTCAAACCCGTCAGCTTACGTTCGAGAAGAAGAACCTTCCGGCTGGTCGGTACGATGGCCCGGTCGATGATATCATCATCTTTGCCATGTCGGCCAACTACTCGGGCCTGCCGATGTACGTATCCAATACTCTGCTGCACGGATACATCATGGTACCGTTGGAGGCTGGCGAGACGGTTCCGGGCAAGGATGTGGAGCAATTGACCAATGTGCTAAGCTATATAGTGATCGAGTATGGCGAGGTGAAACTGAAGGAGGACTTAAGAAGATTTGTCCCGAGTGTTCCCAA GGACAAACTATCACTCTCCAATATCTACATGATAAACCTAAACCGGCGGGAGGAAAGACgaacaaaaatgttgaaacattttgaCCTACTCGGTTTAGATGTGGAACATTTTCCAGCGGTCGACGGCAAGCAATTGGATGATAAGAAGGTTCATGATTTGGGCATTCGTTTTCTGCCCGGTTATGCTGACCCCTTCCACAAACG CCCAATGACGATGGGAGAGATTGGATGTTTTCTCAGCCACTACTATATCTGGGAAAGAATGGTAAGATTGAACCAGCAGGAGGTGCTCGTTCTGGAGGACGATATCCGCTTCGAACCGTTCTTCCGCCGGCGTGCTTACGGTGTGTTGAGCGATGCGCGGCGCATTGGCGGCTGGGATTTGATCTATTTCGGACGCAAACGGCTgcaggaagaggaagaaaagtgGATCGATGGTTCGGAGTACCTCGTCAAGGCGGGCTACTCGTACTGGACGCTCGGATACGTCATTACATTGGAGGGAGCAAAGAAATTACTCCGCGAAAACCCACTCCAGAAGCTACTGCCAGTGGACGAATACATACCGATCATGTTTGGCAATCACCCGAACGAAAGCTGGGCCGGACATTTCCATGGTCGTACACTGAACGCCTGGAGTGCCGCACCGTTGCTGCTCTACCCAACGCACTACACCGGCGATGAGGGCTACATTTCTGATACGGAGGATTCCGCACGCATCGATGGCACGTTGCCCGCCGTCGGTTCGGGTAAGGGCGGGTCCTCGACGGTTGTGAACAATGATACGCGCGATGCAGCGCCGGGTGAGCCGAAGAAGGGCGATAAGGAGCAGCTACCAAATGCACCGGTTTTGCTAGCAGAATCCGGCATCGGACAGAACGAGCACGATCTGGAAGCGAAAAACCGACGGAACGAACTTTAG
- the LOC131286735 gene encoding glycosyltransferase 25 family member isoform X2: MCSFRCGVVLPVCSIVLSALVSLSLVVAGDHVEPTLQLPTVMVAVLVRNKEHTLPYFFSYLEELDYPKDRVSLWIRSDHNEDRSVEITKAWLKRTTALYHSVDFKYRNEPQRRASEKTNTHWNEERFTDVIRLKQEALQTARNMWADFIFFLDADVFLTHRETLRHLVGLNLPVVAPMLVSDALYSNFWCGMSPDYYYQRTDDYKKILNYDQVGQWAVPMVHSAVLVHLNVAQTRQLTFEKKNLPAGRYDGPVDDIIIFAMSANYSGLPMYVSNTLLHGYIMVPLEAGETVPGKDVEQLTNVLSYIVIEYGEVKLKEDLRRFVPSVPKDKLSLSNIYMINLNRREERRTKMLKHFDLLGLDVEHFPAVDGKQLDDKKVHDLGIRFLPGYADPFHKRPMTMGEIGCFLSHYYIWERMVRLNQQEVLVLEDDIRFEPFFRRRAYGVLSDARRIGGWDLIYFGRKRLQEEEEKWIDGSEYLVKAGYSYWTLGYVITLEGAKKLLRENPLQKLLPVDEYIPIMFGNHPNESWAGHFHGRTLNAWSAAPLLLYPTHYTGDEGYISDTEDSARIDAPGEPKKGDKEQLPNAPVLLAESGIGQNEHDLEAKNRRNEL; the protein is encoded by the exons ATGTGTTCCTTCCGGTGCGGTGTCGTGCTTCCGGTGTGTTCAATTGTTTTGTCCGCGCTCGTGTCGTTGTCGCTGGTCGTCGCTGGAGATCATGTTGAACCAACGCTTCAACTGCCCACGGTGATGGTTGCAGTTTTGGTGCGTAATAAGGAACACACGTTGCCGTACTTTTTCTCGTACTTGGAAGAATTAGACTATCCCAAGGACCGCGTATCGCTGTG GATACGATCTGATCATAACGAAGATCGCAGCGTAGAAATTACCAAAGCATGGCTGAAGCGCACAACTGCCCTGTATCATAGTGTAGATTTTAAGTACCGCAACGAACCGCAACGGAGAGCGAGTGAGAAAACCAACACGCACTGGAACGAGGAGCGCTTCACAGATGTGATTCGATTGAAGCAGGAAGCCTTGCAGACGGCCCGAAACATGTGGgcagattttattttc tttcTGGACGCAGATGTTTTTCTGACTCACCGCGAAACCCTACGGCATCTGGTTGGCCTGAACCTACCGGTCGTTGCACCGATGCTCGTCTCGGATGCACTGTATTCTAACTTTTGGTGCGGTATGTCACCAGACTACTACTACCAGCGTACGGACGACTACAAGAAGATCCTCAATTATGACCAGGTCGGTCAGTGGGCCGTCCCGATGGTACACAGCGCTGTGCTGGTGCACCTCAATGTAGCTCAAACCCGTCAGCTTACGTTCGAGAAGAAGAACCTTCCGGCTGGTCGGTACGATGGCCCGGTCGATGATATCATCATCTTTGCCATGTCGGCCAACTACTCGGGCCTGCCGATGTACGTATCCAATACTCTGCTGCACGGATACATCATGGTACCGTTGGAGGCTGGCGAGACGGTTCCGGGCAAGGATGTGGAGCAATTGACCAATGTGCTAAGCTATATAGTGATCGAGTATGGCGAGGTGAAACTGAAGGAGGACTTAAGAAGATTTGTCCCGAGTGTTCCCAA GGACAAACTATCACTCTCCAATATCTACATGATAAACCTAAACCGGCGGGAGGAAAGACgaacaaaaatgttgaaacattttgaCCTACTCGGTTTAGATGTGGAACATTTTCCAGCGGTCGACGGCAAGCAATTGGATGATAAGAAGGTTCATGATTTGGGCATTCGTTTTCTGCCCGGTTATGCTGACCCCTTCCACAAACG CCCAATGACGATGGGAGAGATTGGATGTTTTCTCAGCCACTACTATATCTGGGAAAGAATGGTAAGATTGAACCAGCAGGAGGTGCTCGTTCTGGAGGACGATATCCGCTTCGAACCGTTCTTCCGCCGGCGTGCTTACGGTGTGTTGAGCGATGCGCGGCGCATTGGCGGCTGGGATTTGATCTATTTCGGACGCAAACGGCTgcaggaagaggaagaaaagtgGATCGATGGTTCGGAGTACCTCGTCAAGGCGGGCTACTCGTACTGGACGCTCGGATACGTCATTACATTGGAGGGAGCAAAGAAATTACTCCGCGAAAACCCACTCCAGAAGCTACTGCCAGTGGACGAATACATACCGATCATGTTTGGCAATCACCCGAACGAAAGCTGGGCCGGACATTTCCATGGTCGTACACTGAACGCCTGGAGTGCCGCACCGTTGCTGCTCTACCCAACGCACTACACCGGCGATGAGGGCTACATTTCTGATACGGAGGATTCCGCACGCATCGATG CGCCGGGTGAGCCGAAGAAGGGCGATAAGGAGCAGCTACCAAATGCACCGGTTTTGCTAGCAGAATCCGGCATCGGACAGAACGAGCACGATCTGGAAGCGAAAAACCGACGGAACGAACTTTAG